One Vigna unguiculata cultivar IT97K-499-35 chromosome 7, ASM411807v1, whole genome shotgun sequence genomic region harbors:
- the LOC114190188 gene encoding F-box protein At2g32560-like: MEKNSKVDPLPISLLDLPESTLDFILKCLSPIDLCRMSKVCVLLKGKCESDEFWENHIKEKWGRVIGDAVYKEWEWHIAIAKDGVLLNNQHTNQTGSMGSFSGVWPNLYLSSYLEHFKVLNGKNSNNFMMSLYFSLETGTFWFPAEVYKGLMIHNALVKYDSQSNTFQARYQNGGWRCLGKNIEWDMVRAPSVHTPPYLLHLSHCLDTLKPEDHIEIQWRPNTQSPYDWWYAVIGHLDLCNQNCCHCHYNDTLIVEFRQYPEVSNMRRIKLCRKKNEEQGDRIGGYYGGIRKLENHNEIQTWKKLFPLQLQTAPVLYMPPVAAQVQIL; the protein is encoded by the exons ATGGAGAAGAATAGTAAAGTAGATCCTCTTCCTATCTCCCTCTTGGATTTGCCTGAATCCACCTTGGATTTCATTCTCAAGTGCCTTTCTCCAATAGACCTTTGCAGAATGTCAAAGGTGTGTGTTTTGTTGAAGGGTAAATGTGAAAGTGATGAGTTTTGGGAAAATCACATAAAAGAGAAATGGGGAAGAGTGATTGGTGATGCTGTTTACAAGGAGTGGGAGTGGCACATAGCAATTGCAAAAGATGGAGTTTTGTTGAACAATCAACACACCAATCAAACTGGCTCAATGGGTTCTTTTTCTGGTGTTTGGCCCAACCTATATCTTTCTTCATACTTAGAACATTTCAAGGTTCTCAATGGTAAAAACTCAAACAATTTCATGATGTCTTTGTATTTCTCTCTTGAGACTGGTACCTTTTGGTTTCCTGCTGAGGTCTACAAG GGATTGATGATTCACAATGCCTTGGTTAAGTATGACTCACAATCTAATACTTTTCAAGCAAG GTATCAAAATGGAGGTTGGAGATGTTTAGGGAAGAACATTGAGTGGGATATGGTGAGAGCTCCCTCAGTTCATACTCCTCCATATCTTCTACATCTCTCTCATTGTTTAGACACATTGAAACCAGAGGATCATATTGAGATTCAATGGAGACCAAATACACAATCTCCTTATG ATTGGTGGTACGCTGTTATTGGTCACTTAGACTTATGTAATCAAAATTGTTGTCACTGTCATTACAATG ATACATTGATAGTGGAGTTCAGACAATACCCTGAAGTATCAAACATGAGACGAATAAAGTTGTGTAGAAAGAAGAATGAAGAACAAGGTGATCGAATAGGTGGCTACTATGGAGGAATCAGAAAGCTTGAGAATCACAATGAAATTCAAACATGGAAGAAGCTCTTCCCTCTTCAACTTCAG ACGGCACCTGTGTTATATATGCCTCCAGTGGCAGCACAAGTCCAAATCCTCTAG
- the LOC114192117 gene encoding pyruvate kinase 1, cytosolic-like, whose protein sequence is MQSSPLILEEPIRMASILEPSKPSFFPGMTKIVGTLGQKSRSVDVISQCLEAGMSVARFDFSWGDPEYHQETLENLRAAIKRTRKLCAVMLDTVGPELQVVNKTEHPISLQADTLVVLTPDQNKEAGSNLLPLNFNGLSKAVKKGDTIFIGQYLFTGSETTSVWLEVSEVNGDDVTCVIKNSATLAGSLYTLHVSQIRIDLPTLTNKDKEVISTWGVQNNIDFLSLSFTRHAEDVRHAREFLSKLGDLKQTQIFAKIENIEGLTHFDEILREADGIILSRGNLGIDLPPEKVFLFQKAAIYKCNMAGKPAVVTRVVDTMTDNLRPTRAEATDVANAVLDGSDAIVLGAETLRGLYPVDTISTVGKICAEAEKVYNQDIYFKKAVKFVGEPMTHLESITSSAVRAAIKVKASVIICFTSSGRAARLIAKYRPTMPVISVVIPQLKTNQLRWTFTGAFEARQSLIVRGLFPMLADPRHPAESKSGTNESILKVALDHGKAFGIIKPHDRVVVCQKVGDSSVVKIIELDD, encoded by the exons ATGCAGTCCAGTccgttgatccttgaggaaccCATCAGAATGGCTTCCATCCTCGAGCCATCCAAGCCT AGTTTCTTTCCAGGCATGACAAAGATCGTTGGCACACTTGGCCAAAAGTCACGATCAGTTGATGTGATTTCTCAATGTCTTGAGGCAGGAATGTCTG TGGCAAGGTTTGATTTTTCATGGGGTGATCCAGAATACCACCAAGAGACGTTGGAAAATCTAAGGGCTGCTATTAAAAGAACTAGAAAACTCTGTGCG GTTATGCTAGATACTGTGGGTCCAGAACTACAGGTTGTCAACAAAACTGAGCACCCAATTTCCCTTCAGGCTGACACATTGGTTGTCTTAACTCCTGATCAGAACAAAGAAGCTGGTTCAAATCTTTtgcctttaaattttaatggGCTTTCAAAG GCTGTGAAGAAGGGTGATACTATTTTTATTGGCCAATACCTGTTTACTGGAAGTGAAACAACGTCAGTGTGGCTTGAG GTCAGCGAAGTGAATGGTGATGATGTCACGTGTGTCATCAAAAATTCTGCTACTCTTGCTGGGTCACTGTATACTTTACACGTCTCACAAATTCGTATTGATCTTCCCACTCTAACCAATAAGGATAAGGAG GTAATAAGCACCTGGGGTGTTCAAAACAATATAGACTTCCTCTCATTATCATTCACCAGGCACGCTGAAGATGTTCGCCAT GCACGTGAGTTTCTCTCTAAATTAGGTGACctcaaacaaacacaaatttttGCAAAGATTGAGAATATAGAG GGATTGACTCATTTTGACGAGATATTGCGAGAAGCTGACGGTATCATCCTCTCACGTGGAAATTTGGGGATAGATCTTCCACCTGAGAAG GTGTTTTTATTCCAAAAGGCGGCTATTTACAAATGTAACATGGCTGGAAAACCGGCTGTTGTCACACGTGTTGTGGACACAATGACTGACAACCTAAGACCTACTCGCGCTGAAGCAACTGATGTTGCCAATGCAGTCTTAGAtg GCAGTGATGCAATTGTTCTAGGGGCAGAGACTTTGCGGGGATTATACCCTGTGGACACTATTTCCACTGTTGGAAAAATTTGTGCCGAG GCAGAGAAAGTTTATAATCAAGATATTTATTTCAAGAAGGCTGTCAAATTTGTGGGTGAGCCAATGACTCATTTGGAATCAATAACTTCCTCTGCG GTTCGGGCAGCCATTAAGGTTAAGGCTTctgttattatttgttttacttCATCCGGAAGGGCTGCaag GCTGATTGCCAAGTACCGTCCAACCATGCCCGTGATATCTGTTGTCATTCCTCAACtaaaaacaaatcaacttagatGGACTTTCACCGGAGCTTTTGAg GCAAGACAATCACTTATAGTGAGAGGTCTTTTCCCTATGCTGGCAGATCCACGACACCCA GCCGAGTCTAAAAGTGGAACAAATGAATCAATTTTGAAGGTTGCTTTAGACCATGGCAAGGCTTTTGGTATCATAAAGCCACATGATCGAGTTGTTGTTTGCCAGAAAGTTGGCGACTCCTCAGTTGTGAAGATTATTGAGCTTGACGATTAA
- the LOC114190026 gene encoding F-box protein At2g32560-like, which yields MINNALVNYDSRSNTFQARDQNGSWKLIGKNIEWDMVRAPSLQISPYLLHVSHSLQNLKPEDHIEIQWRPNAQSPYDWFYGVIGHLESCNENCCECVYSDTLIVEFRQFPKVSNLRRIKLCRRKKEDQNDGIGGYCGGIRKLENEDEIKKWNNLLLQLQMIHVLHLSPTGPPIIGHVQRL from the exons ATGATTAACAATGCCCTGGTCAACTATGACTCACGATCTAATACTTTTCAAGCAAG GGATCAAAATGGAAGTTGGAAACTTATAGGGAAGAACATCGAGTGGGATATGGTGAGAGCTCCCTCACTTCAGATTTCTCCATATCTTCTGCATGTCTCTCACTCTTTACAAAACTTGAAACCAGAGGATCATATTGAGATTCAATGGAGACCAAATGCACAATCTCCTTATG ATTGGTTTTACGGTGTGATTGGGCACTTGGAGTCGTGTAATGAAAATTGTTGTGAGTGTGTTTACAGTG ATACATTGATAGTGGAGTTCAGGCAATTTCCTAAAGTATCAAACTTGAGACGAATAAAACTGTGCAGAAGGAAGAAGGAAGACCAAAATGATGGAATAGGTGGCTACTGTGGAGGAATCAGAAAGCTTGAGAACGAAGATGAGATTAAAAAATGGAACAACCTCTTACTTCAACTTCAG ATGATACATGTGTTACATTTGTCTCCAACGGGGCCTCCAATAATAGGACATGTCCAAAGGCTCTAA
- the LOC114190187 gene encoding zinc finger protein GIS3-like, whose amino-acid sequence MSDEFFVRGDESRKLKRKIDEASSSEIVDSELLLSMSLGNNKMVGEPSSMSIYKSLKNSMDSPNSSPKPVENPNHQLIVPKQRQFSCKFCNKKFPSSQALGGHQNAHRRERVLSRIDREIDMGTFGLGVHMYPYSTMAHQHPFRGPIPFYYEPNMHPMTQMSTMPWPLVPSYGNQGLHNTSTSGQRFGMTNLGGISVETPQSVYQRGLGFGFEHNQVHSFNPTNGATMARPSLGSLMRNQYNIGNQPF is encoded by the coding sequence ATGTCAGACGAATTCTTTGTTAGAGGTGATGAGAGTAGAAAACTCAAGCGTAAGATCGATGAAGCATCTTCTTCTGAAATTGTAGATTCAGAGTTATTACTATCTATGAGTCTTGGCAACAACAAAATGGTTGGTGAGCCTTCATCCATGTCCATTTACAAATCATTGAAAAACTCAATGGATTCACCAAATTCATCACCAAAACCAGTAGAAAACCCTAATCATCAATTGATTGTGCCTAAGCAACGACAATTCTCGTGCAAGTTTTGCAACAAAAAGTTTCCAAGCTCCCAAGCCCTAGGAGGGCATCAAAATGCTCATAGACGCGAAAGAGTTCTCTCAAGAATAGATAGAGAGATTGATATGGGAACTTTTGGACTTGGTGTTCATATGTACCCTTATTCAACCATGGCTCATCAACACCCTTTTCGTGGTCCAATACCCTTTTATTATGAGCCTAACATGCACCCTATGACTCAAATGTCAACCATGCCATGGCCACTTGTACCTAGCTATGGAAATCAAGGGTTACACAACACCTCCACTTCAGGGCAACGATTTGGGATGACAAACCTTGGAGGCATAAGTGTTGAAACTCCACAAAGTGTATATCAAAGAGGATTAGGGTTTGGTTTTGAACATAACCAAGTTCATTCATTTAATCCAACCAATGGAGCCACCATGGCTCGTCCAAGTCTTGGTAGCCTTATGAGAAATCAGTATAATATTGGGAACCAACCATTTTAA